The following coding sequences are from one Musa acuminata AAA Group cultivar baxijiao chromosome BXJ1-6, Cavendish_Baxijiao_AAA, whole genome shotgun sequence window:
- the LOC135582319 gene encoding ABC transporter D family member 1-like isoform X1, translated as MPSLQLLPLTEHGRSLLVSRRRTLAAVSAVLVAGGTFAYMQSRQSRISLNSHDSLNHITSRENEESLSQNSVNDQLVRPARQRRKGMRSLHALAAILLSRMGPNGMHNLLFLVTTAVLRTALSHRLAKVQGFLFRAAFLQRVPTFLRLIAENLLLCFLQSTLYSTSKYLTGALGLRFRKILTELIHSDYFENMVYYKISHVSDRTSSPEQRIASDIPKFCSELSDLIQEDLIAVADGLIYTWRLCSYASPKYVLWILAYVLGAGAAIRNFSPAFGKLMSKEQQLEGDYRQLHSRLRTHAESVAFYGGENREASHIKEKFEKLIKHLNIVLHDRWWFGMIQDFLLKYLGATVGVVLIIEPFFAGNLRPDASTLGRAEMLSNLRYHTSVIMSLFQSLGTLSISSARLNRLSGYADRIHDLMIVAKELSATYDRSLIQRSTSGNYISEANYIEFAGVQVVTPTGNVLVDDLSLRVESGSNLLITGPNGSGKSSLFRVLGGLWPLVSGYIVKPGIGSDLNKEIFYVPQRPYTAVGTLRDQLIYPLTVDQETEPLTHEGMVELLRNVDLEYLLDRYPLEREINWGDELSLGEQQRLGMARLFYHKPKFAILDECTSAVTTNMEERFCKMVRAMGTSCITISHRPALVAFHDIVLSLDGEGGWRVQYKRITQSLPSETIPDLPNSSEINRQNDALAVQRAFSTSGKGNTLSESEVHPYSSRVIISSPEIDKKVPLPIAPQLQKPPRVLLHRVAAMFNVLVPSLFDRQGMKLFAVALLVVSRTWISDRIASLNGTSVKYVLEQDKAAFIRLTGLSVLQSAANSFVAPTLRHLTARLALGWRIRLTHHLLKNYLKRNSFYKVFHMSGKHIDADQRITHDVEKLTSDLSGLVTGMVKPSVDIIWFTWRMKLLSGRRGVAILYAYMLLGLGLLRSVAPEFGDLASKEQQLEGTFRYMHSRLRTHAESIAFFGGGSREKAMLDSRFRELLQHCEIHLRNKWLYGILDDFITKQLPHNVTWVLSLLYAVEHKGDRALTSTQGELAHALRFLASVVSQSFLAFGDILQLHKKFLELSGGINRIFELEELLDAAQNEGSLPDASLCSDANDTHAQDIISFRKVDIITPSQKLLAKQLTCDIVNGKSLLVTGPNGSGKSSIFRALRGLWPIVSGSLVKPCHNMFYVPQQPYTSLGTLRDQVIYPLSREEAELRMISMVRTGSGSDATLLLDAHLKTILEGVRLVYLLEREGWDATANWEDVLSLGEQQRLGMARLFFHHPKYGVLDECTNATSVDVEEHLYRLANEMGITVITSSQRPALVPFHSMELKLIDGEGKWELCAIDQ; from the exons ATGCCTTCACTGCAGTTATTGCCATTAACTGAACATGGGCGAAGCCTTCTGGTATCTAGGAG GAGAACGTTGGCAGCAGTCTCAGCTGTGTTAGTGGCTGGTGGAACTTTTGCATACATGCAATCACGTCAGAGTCGAATATCTCTTAATTCACATGATTCTTTAAATCACATCACTTCTAGAGAAAACGAAGAGAGTTTGAGCCAAAATAGTGTTAATGATCAGCTGGTTCGACCAGCAAGGCAGAGAAGAAAAGGAATGAGATCTTTACATGCTTTAGCTGCAATCTTGCTCTCCAGGATGGGGCCAAATGGCATGCACAACCTTCTGTTCTTAGTGACTACTGCG GTATTGAGAACTGCCTTGAGTCACAGATTGGCAAAAGTTCAGGGATTTTTATTTCGGGCTGCTTTTCTTCAGCGAGTACCCACTTTTTTGCGCTTAATTGCTGAGAATCTTCTTTTATGTTTTCTCCAGTCCACTTTGTATTCAACTTCAAAGTACTTGACAGGAGCCTTAGGTCTACGATTCAGAAAAATTTTGACAGAACTGATACATTCTGATTATTTCGAG AATATGGTGTACTATAAAATCTCACATGTCAGTGATCGAACCAGCAGCCCAGAGCAGCGGATTGCTAGTGATATACCAAAGTTTTGTTCTGAATTGAGTGACCTTATACAAGAGGATCTCATTGCAGTTGCTGATGGTCTGATATATACCTGGCGCCTTTGTTCATATGCAAGTCCAAAATATGTGCTCTGGATACTG GCATATGTCTTAGGGGCAGGTGCAGCTATTAGGAACTTCTCTCCTGCGTTTGGAAAACTAATGTCCAAGGAGCAACAGTTGGAAGGGGATTATCGGCAGCTTCACTCACGATTAAGGACTCATGCTGAAAGTGTAGCGTTCTATGGAGGAGAGAATAGAGAAGCATCTCATATCAAAGAGAAGTTTGAGAAGCTTATAAAACACTTGAACATTGTGCTTCATGATCGTTGGTGGTTTGGAATGATTCAAGACTTCCTCTTGAAGTACCTTGGTGCTACTGTTGGGGTGGTCCTGATTATTGAGCCCTTTTTTGCTGGTAATCTTAGACCTGATGCTTCAACACTAGGAAGAGCAGAAATGTTGAGTAATCTTCGTTATCATACAAGTGTGATTATGTCGCTTTTCCAATCACTCGGGACTCTCTCCATCAGTTCTGCACGACTTAACCGTCTCAG TGGTTATGCTGACCGCATTCATGATCTAATGATTGTTGCAAAGGAGCTATCTGCTACCTACGACAGATCATTGATTCAGAGAAGTACCAGTGGAAATTATATCAGTGAAGCAAATTATATTGAGTTTGCAGGTGTTCAG GTAGTTACACCGACTGGAAATGTATTGGTGGATGATTTGAGTCTCAGGGTAGAATCAGGCTCTAATCTACTAATCACTG GTCCCAATGGAAGTGGGAAAAGTTCTCTCTTCCGGGTTCTTGGAGGTCTTTGGCCACTGGTATCTGGCTACATTGTAAAACCTGGGATTGGTTCAGATCTCAATAAGGAGATTTTCTATGTGCCACAACGGCCATATACAGCAGTTGGGACACTTCGTGACCAGTTGATTTATCCCCTTACAGTGGATCAAGAGACTGAACCACTCACCCATGAGGGAATGGTTGAGCTCTTAAGAAAT GTTGATCTTGAGTATTTGCTAGATCGTTACCCATTGGAAAGGGAAATTAACTGGGGAGATGAGCTTTCCCTTGGTGAACAACAGAGGCTTGGAATGGCCAGGTTGTTTTATCATAAGCCTAAGTTTGCTATTCTTGATGAGTGTACAAGTGCAGTCACAACCAATATGGAGGAACGCTTCTGTAAGATGGTTCGAGCAATGGGGACATCATGCATAACAATTTCACACCGACCTGCTTTAGTTGCATTCCACGACATAGTTTTGTCATTAGATGGAGAAGGAGGATGGAGAGTCCAGTATAAGAG aataACTCAATCCCTTCCTTCTGAGACAATTCCTGATTTACCAAATTCATCAGAAATTAATCGTCAAAATGATGCACTAGCTGTTCAAAGAGCTTTTTCTACCAGTGGAAAG GGAAACACATTATCAGAATCAGAGGTTCATCCGTATTCTAGTAGGGTCATTATATCATCACCTGAAATTGACAAGAAAGTTCCACTTCCAATTGCTCCGCAACTGCAGAAGCCTCCAAGGGTGCTGCTGCATAGAGTTGCTGCAATGTTCAACGTACTG GTTCCCTCCCTATTTGATCGACAAGGCATGAAGTTGTTTGCAGTTGCTTTACTTGTGGTGTCTAGAACATGGATCTCAGATCGCATTGCTTCCTTGAATG GGACCAGTGTAAAGTATGTCTTGGAACAGGACAAAGCAGCCTTTATTCGGTTGACTGGTTTAAGTGTTCTTCAAAGTGCTGCAAACTCTTTCGTTGCACCTACATTAAG GCATCTCACTGCCAGGCTTGCCCTTGGATGGCGAATTCGATTAACTCATCATTTACTTAAAAATTATCTGAAGAGAAATTCTTTTTACAAG GTGTTCCACATGTCTGGTAAACATATTGATGCAGATCAGAGAATAACACATGATGTTGAAAAGTTGACTTCTGACCTCTCAGGATTGGTTACTGGTATGGTAAAACCATCTGTAGACATTATTTG GTTCACATGGAGGATGAAACTCTTAAGTGGAAGAAGAGGAGTTGCTATATTGTATGCTTATATGCTTCTGGGTTTGGGCCTTTTGAGAAGTGTCGCTCCAGAATTTGGTGATCTAGCAAGTAAGGAACAACAGCTTGAGGGGACTTTTAG GTATATGCACTCAAGACTACGCACACATGCTGAATCTATTGCTTTCTTTGGTGGTGGTTCTCGGGAAAAAGCA ATGCTTGATTCAAGATTCAGGGAATTGCTTCAGCACTGTGAGATCCACCTGAGAAATAAGTGGCTCTATGGTATACTGGATGATTTCATCACAAAACAACTCCCGCACAATGTAACTTGGGTACTGAGCCTATTGTACGCTGTGGAGCATAAAGGCGACCGTGCACTGACTTCCACTCAAG GGGAGCTTGCACATGCACTGCGGTTCTTAGCATCTGTTGTGTCGCAAAGCTTTTTAGCATTTGGAGATATTCTTCAGTTGCATAAGAAGTTTCTTGAGCTCTCTGGTGGTATAAATAGGATTTTTGAGCTCGAAGAACTTCTTGATGCTGCCCAAAACG AGGGTTCTTTACCTGATGCTTCTTTGTGCTCTGATGCAAATGACACCCATGCTCAAGATATTATTTCATTCAGAAAGGTGGATATTATTACTCCATCACAAAAGCTACTGGCTAAGCAATTGACTTGTGATATCGTAAATGGGAAAAGTCTACTTGTTACTG GTCCAAATGGGAGTGGAAAAAGTTCCATTTTTAGAGCTCTTCGAGGCTTATGGCCAATTGTATCTGGAAGTCTTGTGAAGCCCTGCCACAACATGTTTTATGTTCCACAGCAGCCATATACAAGCCTAGGGACTTTGAGGGATCAAGTCATATATCCTCTCTCACGTGAAGAAGCAGAGCTGAGGATGATATCTATGGTCAGAACTG
- the LOC135582319 gene encoding ABC transporter D family member 1-like isoform X2 — MPSLQLLPLTEHGRSLLVSRRRTLAAVSAVLVAGGTFAYMQSRQSRISLNSHDSLNHITSRENEESLSQNSVNDQLVRPARQRRKGMRSLHALAAILLSRMGPNGMHNLLFLVTTASTLYSTSKYLTGALGLRFRKILTELIHSDYFENMVYYKISHVSDRTSSPEQRIASDIPKFCSELSDLIQEDLIAVADGLIYTWRLCSYASPKYVLWILAYVLGAGAAIRNFSPAFGKLMSKEQQLEGDYRQLHSRLRTHAESVAFYGGENREASHIKEKFEKLIKHLNIVLHDRWWFGMIQDFLLKYLGATVGVVLIIEPFFAGNLRPDASTLGRAEMLSNLRYHTSVIMSLFQSLGTLSISSARLNRLSGYADRIHDLMIVAKELSATYDRSLIQRSTSGNYISEANYIEFAGVQVVTPTGNVLVDDLSLRVESGSNLLITGPNGSGKSSLFRVLGGLWPLVSGYIVKPGIGSDLNKEIFYVPQRPYTAVGTLRDQLIYPLTVDQETEPLTHEGMVELLRNVDLEYLLDRYPLEREINWGDELSLGEQQRLGMARLFYHKPKFAILDECTSAVTTNMEERFCKMVRAMGTSCITISHRPALVAFHDIVLSLDGEGGWRVQYKRITQSLPSETIPDLPNSSEINRQNDALAVQRAFSTSGKGNTLSESEVHPYSSRVIISSPEIDKKVPLPIAPQLQKPPRVLLHRVAAMFNVLVPSLFDRQGMKLFAVALLVVSRTWISDRIASLNGTSVKYVLEQDKAAFIRLTGLSVLQSAANSFVAPTLRHLTARLALGWRIRLTHHLLKNYLKRNSFYKVFHMSGKHIDADQRITHDVEKLTSDLSGLVTGMVKPSVDIIWFTWRMKLLSGRRGVAILYAYMLLGLGLLRSVAPEFGDLASKEQQLEGTFRYMHSRLRTHAESIAFFGGGSREKAMLDSRFRELLQHCEIHLRNKWLYGILDDFITKQLPHNVTWVLSLLYAVEHKGDRALTSTQGELAHALRFLASVVSQSFLAFGDILQLHKKFLELSGGINRIFELEELLDAAQNEGSLPDASLCSDANDTHAQDIISFRKVDIITPSQKLLAKQLTCDIVNGKSLLVTGPNGSGKSSIFRALRGLWPIVSGSLVKPCHNMFYVPQQPYTSLGTLRDQVIYPLSREEAELRMISMVRTGSGSDATLLLDAHLKTILEGVRLVYLLEREGWDATANWEDVLSLGEQQRLGMARLFFHHPKYGVLDECTNATSVDVEEHLYRLANEMGITVITSSQRPALVPFHSMELKLIDGEGKWELCAIDQ; from the exons ATGCCTTCACTGCAGTTATTGCCATTAACTGAACATGGGCGAAGCCTTCTGGTATCTAGGAG GAGAACGTTGGCAGCAGTCTCAGCTGTGTTAGTGGCTGGTGGAACTTTTGCATACATGCAATCACGTCAGAGTCGAATATCTCTTAATTCACATGATTCTTTAAATCACATCACTTCTAGAGAAAACGAAGAGAGTTTGAGCCAAAATAGTGTTAATGATCAGCTGGTTCGACCAGCAAGGCAGAGAAGAAAAGGAATGAGATCTTTACATGCTTTAGCTGCAATCTTGCTCTCCAGGATGGGGCCAAATGGCATGCACAACCTTCTGTTCTTAGTGACTACTGCG TCCACTTTGTATTCAACTTCAAAGTACTTGACAGGAGCCTTAGGTCTACGATTCAGAAAAATTTTGACAGAACTGATACATTCTGATTATTTCGAG AATATGGTGTACTATAAAATCTCACATGTCAGTGATCGAACCAGCAGCCCAGAGCAGCGGATTGCTAGTGATATACCAAAGTTTTGTTCTGAATTGAGTGACCTTATACAAGAGGATCTCATTGCAGTTGCTGATGGTCTGATATATACCTGGCGCCTTTGTTCATATGCAAGTCCAAAATATGTGCTCTGGATACTG GCATATGTCTTAGGGGCAGGTGCAGCTATTAGGAACTTCTCTCCTGCGTTTGGAAAACTAATGTCCAAGGAGCAACAGTTGGAAGGGGATTATCGGCAGCTTCACTCACGATTAAGGACTCATGCTGAAAGTGTAGCGTTCTATGGAGGAGAGAATAGAGAAGCATCTCATATCAAAGAGAAGTTTGAGAAGCTTATAAAACACTTGAACATTGTGCTTCATGATCGTTGGTGGTTTGGAATGATTCAAGACTTCCTCTTGAAGTACCTTGGTGCTACTGTTGGGGTGGTCCTGATTATTGAGCCCTTTTTTGCTGGTAATCTTAGACCTGATGCTTCAACACTAGGAAGAGCAGAAATGTTGAGTAATCTTCGTTATCATACAAGTGTGATTATGTCGCTTTTCCAATCACTCGGGACTCTCTCCATCAGTTCTGCACGACTTAACCGTCTCAG TGGTTATGCTGACCGCATTCATGATCTAATGATTGTTGCAAAGGAGCTATCTGCTACCTACGACAGATCATTGATTCAGAGAAGTACCAGTGGAAATTATATCAGTGAAGCAAATTATATTGAGTTTGCAGGTGTTCAG GTAGTTACACCGACTGGAAATGTATTGGTGGATGATTTGAGTCTCAGGGTAGAATCAGGCTCTAATCTACTAATCACTG GTCCCAATGGAAGTGGGAAAAGTTCTCTCTTCCGGGTTCTTGGAGGTCTTTGGCCACTGGTATCTGGCTACATTGTAAAACCTGGGATTGGTTCAGATCTCAATAAGGAGATTTTCTATGTGCCACAACGGCCATATACAGCAGTTGGGACACTTCGTGACCAGTTGATTTATCCCCTTACAGTGGATCAAGAGACTGAACCACTCACCCATGAGGGAATGGTTGAGCTCTTAAGAAAT GTTGATCTTGAGTATTTGCTAGATCGTTACCCATTGGAAAGGGAAATTAACTGGGGAGATGAGCTTTCCCTTGGTGAACAACAGAGGCTTGGAATGGCCAGGTTGTTTTATCATAAGCCTAAGTTTGCTATTCTTGATGAGTGTACAAGTGCAGTCACAACCAATATGGAGGAACGCTTCTGTAAGATGGTTCGAGCAATGGGGACATCATGCATAACAATTTCACACCGACCTGCTTTAGTTGCATTCCACGACATAGTTTTGTCATTAGATGGAGAAGGAGGATGGAGAGTCCAGTATAAGAG aataACTCAATCCCTTCCTTCTGAGACAATTCCTGATTTACCAAATTCATCAGAAATTAATCGTCAAAATGATGCACTAGCTGTTCAAAGAGCTTTTTCTACCAGTGGAAAG GGAAACACATTATCAGAATCAGAGGTTCATCCGTATTCTAGTAGGGTCATTATATCATCACCTGAAATTGACAAGAAAGTTCCACTTCCAATTGCTCCGCAACTGCAGAAGCCTCCAAGGGTGCTGCTGCATAGAGTTGCTGCAATGTTCAACGTACTG GTTCCCTCCCTATTTGATCGACAAGGCATGAAGTTGTTTGCAGTTGCTTTACTTGTGGTGTCTAGAACATGGATCTCAGATCGCATTGCTTCCTTGAATG GGACCAGTGTAAAGTATGTCTTGGAACAGGACAAAGCAGCCTTTATTCGGTTGACTGGTTTAAGTGTTCTTCAAAGTGCTGCAAACTCTTTCGTTGCACCTACATTAAG GCATCTCACTGCCAGGCTTGCCCTTGGATGGCGAATTCGATTAACTCATCATTTACTTAAAAATTATCTGAAGAGAAATTCTTTTTACAAG GTGTTCCACATGTCTGGTAAACATATTGATGCAGATCAGAGAATAACACATGATGTTGAAAAGTTGACTTCTGACCTCTCAGGATTGGTTACTGGTATGGTAAAACCATCTGTAGACATTATTTG GTTCACATGGAGGATGAAACTCTTAAGTGGAAGAAGAGGAGTTGCTATATTGTATGCTTATATGCTTCTGGGTTTGGGCCTTTTGAGAAGTGTCGCTCCAGAATTTGGTGATCTAGCAAGTAAGGAACAACAGCTTGAGGGGACTTTTAG GTATATGCACTCAAGACTACGCACACATGCTGAATCTATTGCTTTCTTTGGTGGTGGTTCTCGGGAAAAAGCA ATGCTTGATTCAAGATTCAGGGAATTGCTTCAGCACTGTGAGATCCACCTGAGAAATAAGTGGCTCTATGGTATACTGGATGATTTCATCACAAAACAACTCCCGCACAATGTAACTTGGGTACTGAGCCTATTGTACGCTGTGGAGCATAAAGGCGACCGTGCACTGACTTCCACTCAAG GGGAGCTTGCACATGCACTGCGGTTCTTAGCATCTGTTGTGTCGCAAAGCTTTTTAGCATTTGGAGATATTCTTCAGTTGCATAAGAAGTTTCTTGAGCTCTCTGGTGGTATAAATAGGATTTTTGAGCTCGAAGAACTTCTTGATGCTGCCCAAAACG AGGGTTCTTTACCTGATGCTTCTTTGTGCTCTGATGCAAATGACACCCATGCTCAAGATATTATTTCATTCAGAAAGGTGGATATTATTACTCCATCACAAAAGCTACTGGCTAAGCAATTGACTTGTGATATCGTAAATGGGAAAAGTCTACTTGTTACTG GTCCAAATGGGAGTGGAAAAAGTTCCATTTTTAGAGCTCTTCGAGGCTTATGGCCAATTGTATCTGGAAGTCTTGTGAAGCCCTGCCACAACATGTTTTATGTTCCACAGCAGCCATATACAAGCCTAGGGACTTTGAGGGATCAAGTCATATATCCTCTCTCACGTGAAGAAGCAGAGCTGAGGATGATATCTATGGTCAGAACTG